Genomic segment of Fusobacterium simiae:
AATCTATTAATTCCAGCTCTTAAAGCCTTAATTTTAAATTTACTTATCTTTATAGCTGATAAGTCTTCATCTGTTGCCTCTTGAATTTCAGATATATCACTATATGTACTTACAATTTTTTCTATATCTTTTTTTGTTAATTTACTTATTTTTTCTAAAACTCTGTAACCTTTTGCGGCTATTTTATTATCAAAGACACTTGAAGATTTGCTATATCCTAATGCAACCACTATATTTTCTAAGTCTAACAACTCAGAATCAGATAGGGAATGTAAATATCTTCTTACACTATCAGTTGTCATTCCATCATCAATATAGTCTTTTAAGAAACTTTCTTCTTCTTCATCTAAGTCCCAAATAAGTTCAGAAACTTGCATGTTTATTAATCTTCCTCTTGAACCTAATTCTAAAAGATATCTAGTTATTTCTTCACTGATTCTTCTTACCATTTCAAATCTTTGTAGTGTATTAGCAACATCAAGAACTGTTACTAAGTCATCTAATTCAAGAATTGTTAAGTTATCAAGTGAACGATTTAAAACATGTCTATAACTTTCTAAAGTTTTTAAAACTTGTCCAACTTCTATATTCAATTCATCTAAATTTTTAAGTTTATATTTTAAATTTCCTTTATATAGCGTAACATTCTTTTTTCTTTCAGATATTGCAACAACTTCTCTCTTTAAATGTTTTGCTGCCCTTTCAGCTGTTCTATGTCTTGTCCCACTTTCTGTTGTAGCATAAGATTTATTAGGTTGAACATGGACATTGGCATACAAGATTTTTGAACAATCGTCATTTAAAATTATTGCTCCATCCATTTTAGATAATTCAAAAATTCTTTCAGGAGTATAATCACAATTAATAAAAAATCCACCATCTCTAACTTTTTCAACTTCATCATCATAACCTATTATTATTAAAGCTCCTATCCCTGCATCTAGAATATAATCTACTCCTTCTCTCAAAGGACTCCCAGGTGCAACTTTAACTATTATATCCATTAAATCTTGTTTAGTCATTCTTATTCATCCTTTCCAATAGTTCATCTAAATTTTTCAAATATATTATCCTCAACTTATGTTTCTTTTTTTCAATCTCTTTCCTATTTGATTCAGGTACATATACTCCTGTAAAACCTAATTTTTCAAGTTCTTTTAATCTTCTTTCTAAAAAAAAGACTTTTCTTATTTCTCCTCTTAGTCCAAGTTCTCCTATTGCAGCTATCTTTTGACTTATAGAGAATCCTTTATATACAGATAAAATAGACATCAATACTGCTAAATCTGCTGCTGGATCTTCTATTGACAATCCTCCCGGGACATTTACAAATAAATCTTTCATTCCAAGTGGAACATATAATTTTTTTTCTGCTATTGCTGTTAAAATCTGTATTCTATTTCTATCATAACCTTGGACAACCCTTTTAGGTATTCCTATCCCGCTATCAGTTATCAACGATTGCACTTCTAAAAGAAAAACTTTTGTTCCTTCTAAAATCGGGACAACCATGCTCCCAATATTTTTTTCCTCTCTTTCACTTAAAAAATATTCAGAGGAATTTTTTATTTCTTTCATTCCATTTTCTTCCATACTGAATACTGCAATTTCATTAGTTGAACCAAATCTATTTTTTACACTCCTTAGTATTCTATAGTAAAGTCCTTCATCACCTTCAAAATTAAATACTGCATCAACCATATGTTCAAGTAATTTTGGACCTGCAACCTTTCCATCTTTTGTAATATGCCCAACAATAAAGAATGAAATATTATATTTCTTAGCAATTTCAATAATTTTCAGAGT
This window contains:
- the radA gene encoding DNA repair protein RadA, whose amino-acid sequence is MAKGTVYCCSECGYKSTKWLGKCPECGAWSSFEETDELPKDVKKATSSISVGSRNSDIKVYEFKDVEYTSEDRYRTKYEEFDRLLGGGLLKGEVVLVTGNPGIGKSTLLLQVANSYKDYGDILYISGEESPAQIKNRGERLKISGEGIYIMAETDILNIYEYVISKKPKVVIVDSIQTLYNSSMDSISGTPTQIRECTLKIIEIAKKYNISFFIVGHITKDGKVAGPKLLEHMVDAVFNFEGDEGLYYRILRSVKNRFGSTNEIAVFSMEENGMKEIKNSSEYFLSEREEKNIGSMVVPILEGTKVFLLEVQSLITDSGIGIPKRVVQGYDRNRIQILTAIAEKKLYVPLGMKDLFVNVPGGLSIEDPAADLAVLMSILSVYKGFSISQKIAAIGELGLRGEIRKVFFLERRLKELEKLGFTGVYVPESNRKEIEKKKHKLRIIYLKNLDELLERMNKND
- the disA gene encoding DNA integrity scanning diadenylate cyclase DisA, producing the protein MTKQDLMDIIVKVAPGSPLREGVDYILDAGIGALIIIGYDDEVEKVRDGGFFINCDYTPERIFELSKMDGAIILNDDCSKILYANVHVQPNKSYATTESGTRHRTAERAAKHLKREVVAISERKKNVTLYKGNLKYKLKNLDELNIEVGQVLKTLESYRHVLNRSLDNLTILELDDLVTVLDVANTLQRFEMVRRISEEITRYLLELGSRGRLINMQVSELIWDLDEEEESFLKDYIDDGMTTDSVRRYLHSLSDSELLDLENIVVALGYSKSSSVFDNKIAAKGYRVLEKISKLTKKDIEKIVSTYSDISEIQEATDEDLSAIKISKFKIKALRAGINRLKFTIEMQR